Proteins from one Deltaproteobacteria bacterium genomic window:
- a CDS encoding ribbon-helix-helix protein, CopG family, which yields MRTAISVRLPQDLAGQLDAIAKETDRPRSFIIQKALESYMEEYADLQIALDRLHDPGDEIVSAEEMRKSLGL from the coding sequence ATGAGGACAGCAATATCGGTTCGACTCCCCCAAGACCTTGCCGGCCAACTCGACGCCATCGCCAAGGAGACCGACCGCCCCCGGTCCTTCATCATCCAAAAGGCTTTGGAGTCGTACATGGAGGAGTACGCGGACCTCCAGATAGCATTGGACCGGCTACATGACCCGGGCGACGAGATTGTTTCGGCTGAAGAAATGAGAAAGTCCCTTGGCCTATAA